The Pseudomonadota bacterium genome has a window encoding:
- a CDS encoding TolC family protein, protein METSPTQVTPHRPFWRLADLLRKGVLTLCLLGAAAAVSAREVGIGFIDDGVEQDAAAEAALILAELQALLPRGVTAVPVTFRAGADQRDPSELYAMAVANPDVDYIVATGFLGSQTLYSERRFGKPTYLMRVLDPALSGTPTRDRVRNLKRYTQVNVAVNAFERVNALFGAQRVGILRPPLPESANGGLDAAIVSAARRAGVQDVVFFSLHPDRDVAAQIPAVDVVVLPPVGLPEAELDQVLLALLRKRIPSYAVGGDEMVRRGALISDTLAKDDRVLARRVALDLQLAITRGARTRGVQLLESQKDTTINIDTARALGVDLQFDELTTARLVRNALDEARRLDFLGAVEIAFDRGLGLRDSQLQLESDRASLAQARAALRPQLTAQVSQTQRGDQLPTRETLATLAASQTLYSVNDAASVSVAKLGVEAAELARNQNILDTVSTMASAYFGALEAQAQLESRLRDLTLNRENLALAESRVRSGSGAKSDVYRWQSLIATSESAVQQAYSANLSAQSQLSELLNTRFALPTTLADVTLDQPPFDLLHETIEPYLSSTGRAERLLAGTIERALGGSLEMDTAENTVERSRVQLDAQRRGYYLPELALSANYAHYLDSSRGAGGAVLDGEGDWSASLTATLQLWDSGNRRNRIRQFTAQRDQAVVNLERTRTSLWRNSVVVVDSLIANYRSIAINADAVEAAWRSLQITQDAYRLGSATVTDLLDTQTTFREAQDNANIARYQYLDSLVSYQALLGEMPMLLGGLEQQAWLTAFSERIASARQ, encoded by the coding sequence ATGGAAACGAGTCCAACGCAGGTCACACCGCACCGCCCTTTCTGGCGCCTTGCCGACCTGCTTCGCAAAGGGGTGTTGACCCTGTGTCTACTCGGTGCCGCCGCTGCGGTTTCGGCGCGAGAGGTTGGCATCGGCTTCATCGATGACGGCGTCGAGCAGGATGCGGCCGCCGAGGCCGCGCTGATCCTCGCGGAATTGCAGGCGCTGCTGCCGCGCGGTGTCACCGCCGTGCCAGTGACCTTCCGCGCCGGCGCCGATCAGCGCGACCCATCCGAGCTCTACGCAATGGCGGTGGCCAACCCGGACGTCGATTACATTGTCGCCACGGGCTTTCTTGGCAGTCAGACACTCTATTCGGAGCGCCGCTTCGGCAAGCCTACCTACCTGATGCGCGTGCTCGACCCGGCGTTGTCGGGCACGCCGACGCGCGACCGGGTGCGCAACCTCAAGCGCTATACCCAAGTCAACGTCGCGGTCAACGCCTTCGAGCGGGTCAACGCGCTGTTCGGTGCGCAGCGTGTGGGCATCCTCCGGCCGCCGTTGCCCGAGAGCGCCAACGGCGGCCTCGACGCGGCCATCGTCAGCGCGGCGCGGCGTGCCGGTGTGCAGGACGTGGTCTTTTTCTCGTTGCATCCAGACCGTGATGTCGCCGCACAGATCCCGGCGGTTGATGTGGTGGTGTTGCCGCCGGTCGGCCTGCCCGAGGCGGAGTTGGACCAGGTGCTGCTCGCGCTGCTGCGCAAACGGATACCGTCCTACGCGGTGGGTGGCGACGAGATGGTGCGGCGCGGCGCTTTGATCAGCGACACGTTGGCGAAGGACGATCGCGTGCTGGCGCGGCGGGTGGCGCTCGACCTGCAGCTCGCCATCACCCGGGGTGCACGCACCCGCGGCGTGCAGTTGCTCGAATCGCAGAAAGACACCACCATCAACATCGACACGGCTCGCGCGCTCGGTGTGGACTTGCAATTCGACGAGTTGACCACGGCGCGCCTTGTGCGCAACGCACTGGACGAGGCGCGTCGGCTCGATTTCCTCGGCGCTGTGGAGATCGCTTTCGACCGGGGTCTCGGGCTGCGCGACAGCCAGCTGCAGCTCGAGAGCGACCGCGCGTCGCTCGCGCAGGCCCGCGCGGCGCTGCGACCGCAACTCACCGCGCAAGTCAGCCAGACCCAGCGCGGCGACCAGCTACCGACACGCGAGACGCTCGCGACGCTTGCCGCAAGTCAGACCCTCTACTCGGTCAACGACGCCGCGTCCGTGTCGGTGGCTAAACTCGGCGTCGAAGCGGCAGAACTCGCCCGGAATCAGAACATCCTTGACACGGTCAGCACCATGGCCAGCGCCTACTTCGGTGCGCTCGAGGCGCAGGCGCAGCTCGAATCCCGGCTGCGCGACCTGACGTTGAACCGCGAGAACCTGGCACTGGCCGAGTCGCGGGTCAGAAGCGGCAGTGGCGCCAAGTCGGATGTGTACCGCTGGCAGTCGTTGATCGCGACCAGCGAGAGCGCGGTGCAACAGGCCTATTCGGCGAACCTCAGTGCCCAGAGTCAGCTGAGTGAGCTGCTCAACACACGCTTCGCCCTGCCGACCACACTGGCCGATGTGACGTTGGATCAACCGCCTTTTGACCTCTTGCACGAGACGATCGAGCCCTATCTGTCCAGTACCGGTCGAGCCGAGCGCCTGCTCGCTGGCACCATCGAACGGGCGCTGGGCGGCTCGCTCGAGATGGACACCGCCGAGAACACGGTGGAACGGAGCCGTGTGCAGCTCGACGCGCAGCGGCGCGGCTACTACCTGCCGGAACTCGCGCTGAGTGCAAACTACGCGCACTACCTCGACAGCAGCCGAGGCGCCGGTGGGGCAGTCCTGGACGGCGAGGGTGATTGGTCAGCGTCACTCACTGCCACATTGCAGCTCTGGGACAGTGGCAACCGCCGCAACCGCATTCGGCAGTTCACAGCCCAACGCGACCAGGCGGTGGTCAACCTCGAACGCACCCGCACCTCGCTCTGGCGTAACAGCGTGGTCGTGGTAGACAGCCTGATTGCCAACTACCGCTCCATTGCGATCAACGCCGATGCCGTCGAAGCGGCCTGGCGCAGCCTGCAGATCACCCAGGATGCCTACCGTCTGGGGTCGGCCACCGTGACCGATTTGCTCGACACCCAAACCACCTTCCGCGAAGCGCAAGACAACGCCAACATCGCGCGTTACCAATACCTCGATTCGCTCGTGTCCTACCAGGCGCTGCTCGGTGAGATGCCCATGTTGCTCGGCGGTTTGGAGCAGCAGGCGTGGCTGACCGCCTTCTCGGAACGCATCGCGAGCGCCAGACAGTGA
- a CDS encoding efflux RND transporter permease subunit, whose translation MNILQFVFDNKRVSLTLLVLMTLLGVQAYFSLPKAEDPGFIVRQASVVTRMPGANAQRMEELVSSVIEDAIVEMPELDNVSSTSRNGISIVNAEFKATYTHMRPIFDDLRRKVDDASADLPDGVFGPVVNDDKGDVFGIVYGLRGEGFTYPELKFEAERIRDALLLIPAVAEVALQGLQDETIYVEYSDATLRELGITSDQLSAAIANTNTINSGGRILIGNERLSLEPSGDFSSVDALRSTVVRSGTGALFKLQDLASVERVVAEPASELVRVRGEPAISINVSMVEGGDIVTLGAELGPLLDRLQQTLPIGMSLDRIAFQTDIVNENISDFLVSIAQAVGIVGCVLLLFLGLRTGLIIAVSIPITMALTLMVMSWFGLSIDKVSLAGLIISLGLLVDNGIVIIENIQKRLQAGEARVAAAVATVNTMRIPLLVGSATTVAAFSPIVLAESAVGEFTAAIGYIVAISLSVSWLLSMTIIPMLGGLLLSVPATPADTRPGRMTRGYRSLAAAAIRFRWVTILVAMGLFASIVIAMGVVRNEFIPPSDEPLVTVELDLPQGVDISVTERTAASISDFLASPAVSDAGVTGWAQYVGISAPKFKLGYNPGESDAAHMSALVNVASSAEIDGVIALLQDHIRREYPDARSKVSRLSQGPPVSYPIQVRVSGRDVDALERLAAELKRQLFATPGVLDVIDDWGIRSRKITVDIDSDLASSAGLSNADVASSLFAGVSGNTVSEFREGDERIPVVLRSSNRDRHDIRRLPDLTIVSSSSNRAVPLAQVADVDVAWEVPVIKRRDRVRTVTVSATLLPDHSATDINATLTPWLGDWKLPVGFGYEEGGESESSDEASQSIFDKLPIAGLVILILLVGQFNSFRKAGIVLMTIPLGLIGMAWGLAITDVAFGFFTILGIISLAGIVINNAIILIDQITIESQAGTALMDAIVTASAQRLRPILLTTATTCGGMFPLAMGGDMFQTMAITLIFGMLVGTLITLLLVPAVYAVLFGARRATPTRRAKPTLQPAAT comes from the coding sequence ATGAACATTCTGCAGTTTGTCTTCGACAACAAGCGCGTCTCATTGACCTTGCTTGTGCTGATGACGCTCCTCGGCGTGCAGGCCTACTTCAGCCTGCCCAAGGCCGAGGACCCGGGCTTCATCGTGCGCCAGGCGAGTGTGGTCACGCGCATGCCCGGTGCGAATGCACAGCGCATGGAAGAACTCGTGAGTTCGGTGATCGAAGACGCCATCGTCGAGATGCCGGAACTCGACAACGTCAGCAGCACCTCGCGCAACGGCATTTCGATCGTCAACGCCGAGTTCAAGGCGACCTACACCCACATGCGTCCGATCTTCGACGACCTGCGCCGCAAGGTCGACGACGCGAGCGCGGACCTGCCCGACGGCGTCTTCGGCCCGGTGGTCAACGACGACAAGGGCGACGTCTTCGGCATTGTCTACGGGCTGCGCGGTGAGGGCTTCACGTACCCTGAGTTGAAGTTCGAGGCGGAACGCATCCGAGATGCGCTGTTGTTGATCCCCGCGGTGGCCGAAGTCGCGCTGCAGGGGCTGCAGGACGAGACGATCTACGTCGAGTACAGCGACGCAACGCTGCGCGAGCTCGGCATCACCAGCGACCAACTCTCGGCCGCGATCGCCAACACCAACACCATCAACAGCGGCGGCCGTATCCTGATCGGCAACGAGCGGCTGAGCCTCGAGCCCTCCGGCGACTTCTCTTCGGTCGACGCGTTGCGCTCGACGGTGGTGCGCAGCGGCACCGGCGCGCTGTTCAAACTGCAGGACCTCGCCTCGGTCGAGCGTGTGGTCGCCGAGCCCGCGAGCGAGCTGGTGCGCGTGCGCGGTGAGCCGGCGATCTCGATCAACGTCAGTATGGTCGAGGGCGGCGACATCGTCACCCTCGGCGCCGAGCTCGGGCCGTTGCTCGATCGCCTGCAGCAGACACTGCCAATCGGCATGTCGCTCGACCGCATCGCCTTCCAGACCGACATCGTCAACGAGAACATCTCGGACTTCCTGGTCAGCATTGCCCAGGCGGTCGGCATCGTCGGTTGCGTGCTGCTGTTGTTCCTGGGACTTCGCACCGGGCTGATCATCGCCGTGTCCATCCCGATCACCATGGCGCTGACGCTGATGGTGATGTCGTGGTTCGGCTTGAGCATCGACAAGGTGTCGCTCGCCGGCCTGATCATCTCGCTCGGCCTGCTCGTGGACAACGGCATCGTCATCATCGAGAACATCCAGAAGCGACTGCAGGCGGGCGAGGCGCGCGTGGCGGCGGCGGTGGCGACGGTGAACACCATGCGCATCCCGTTGCTGGTGGGCTCGGCGACGACGGTGGCGGCCTTTTCGCCGATCGTGCTGGCGGAGTCTGCGGTGGGCGAGTTCACTGCTGCGATCGGCTACATCGTCGCGATCTCACTGAGCGTGTCCTGGCTCCTGTCGATGACCATCATCCCGATGCTCGGCGGGCTGCTGCTGAGCGTGCCGGCGACGCCGGCGGACACCCGGCCGGGCCGGATGACGCGCGGCTACCGCTCGCTCGCTGCAGCGGCCATCCGTTTCCGCTGGGTGACCATCCTCGTGGCGATGGGCCTGTTCGCGTCGATCGTCATCGCCATGGGCGTTGTGCGCAATGAGTTCATACCGCCGTCCGACGAGCCGCTCGTGACCGTCGAACTGGACCTGCCGCAGGGCGTCGACATCAGCGTCACCGAGCGCACCGCCGCGAGCATCAGCGACTTTCTCGCCTCGCCGGCGGTGAGCGACGCCGGCGTCACCGGCTGGGCGCAGTACGTCGGCATCTCGGCACCGAAGTTCAAGCTCGGGTACAACCCGGGGGAGAGTGACGCGGCCCACATGAGCGCGCTGGTCAACGTGGCGAGCTCGGCCGAGATCGACGGGGTGATCGCGTTGTTGCAGGACCACATCCGCCGCGAGTACCCGGACGCCCGCTCCAAGGTGTCGCGGCTCTCACAGGGCCCGCCCGTCTCCTACCCGATCCAGGTGCGTGTCTCGGGCCGCGATGTCGACGCACTCGAGCGGCTCGCTGCCGAGCTCAAGCGCCAGCTCTTCGCGACCCCCGGCGTGCTCGATGTGATTGATGATTGGGGCATCCGCTCGCGCAAGATCACGGTCGACATCGACTCCGATCTCGCGAGCTCGGCCGGCTTGTCGAACGCCGATGTCGCCAGTTCGCTGTTCGCCGGGGTTAGCGGCAACACGGTGAGTGAGTTCCGTGAGGGCGACGAGCGCATTCCGGTGGTGCTGCGCTCGAGCAACCGGGACCGGCACGACATCCGTCGGCTGCCCGATCTGACCATCGTCTCGTCGTCGAGCAACCGCGCCGTGCCGCTCGCGCAAGTCGCCGACGTCGACGTCGCCTGGGAGGTGCCGGTGATCAAGCGGCGCGACCGGGTGCGAACCGTCACGGTGTCGGCGACGCTCCTGCCTGACCACTCCGCGACCGACATCAACGCGACGCTGACGCCCTGGCTGGGCGACTGGAAGCTGCCCGTGGGCTTCGGCTACGAGGAAGGCGGTGAATCGGAGTCCTCGGACGAGGCGAGCCAGTCGATCTTCGACAAGCTGCCGATTGCCGGCCTGGTGATCCTCATTCTGCTGGTCGGCCAGTTCAACTCTTTTCGCAAGGCCGGTATCGTGTTGATGACGATTCCGCTCGGGCTCATCGGCATGGCCTGGGGGCTCGCGATCACCGACGTGGCCTTTGGTTTCTTCACCATTCTCGGCATCATCTCGCTCGCCGGTATTGTCATCAACAATGCGATCATTCTGATCGACCAGATCACCATCGAATCGCAAGCCGGCACGGCCCTGATGGACGCCATTGTCACGGCCTCGGCGCAACGTTTACGGCCGATTCTGCTGACCACCGCAACCACCTGCGGTGGCATGTTTCCGCTTGCGATGGGCGGGGACATGTTCCAGACCATGGCGATCACGCTGATCTTCGGCATGTTGGTCGGGACCCTGATCACGTTGTTGCTCGTGCCAGCGGTGTACGCGGTGCTGTTCGGTGCGCGACGGGCAACGCCGACACGCCGAGCCAAGCCGACACTGCAACCGGCGGCGACCTGA
- a CDS encoding ABC transporter substrate-binding protein has translation MKNLFAPLLVGALSLATLPASAADDVTLQLKWVTQAQFAGYYVALDKGYYDEEGLNVTIKPGGPDVAPAQVIAGGGADVVLDWMPSALASREKGLDLVNIAQPFKSSGMMLTCRKDSGIASPADFKGKTLGVWFFGNEYPFLSWMSKLGIPTDGSDGGVTVLKQGFNVDPILNGQADCVSTMTYNEYWQIIDAGLTPEELVVFKYEDQGVATLEDGMYVLGERLQDAAFKDSMVRFVRASMKGWKYAEDNPDEAAMIVLDNDASGAQTENHQKRMMGEIAKLTAGSNGALDPADYERTVASLLSGGSDPVITQQPEGAWTHDITDAALN, from the coding sequence ATGAAAAATCTGTTCGCACCGCTGCTGGTCGGCGCCCTGTCGCTGGCCACCCTGCCCGCGAGCGCCGCAGACGATGTCACGCTGCAACTCAAGTGGGTGACACAAGCGCAGTTTGCTGGCTACTACGTGGCACTGGACAAGGGCTACTACGACGAGGAAGGCCTCAACGTCACGATCAAACCCGGCGGCCCGGACGTCGCCCCCGCGCAGGTCATTGCCGGCGGTGGCGCGGACGTGGTGCTGGACTGGATGCCCTCGGCGCTCGCGAGCCGCGAGAAGGGCCTGGACCTCGTGAACATTGCCCAGCCCTTCAAGAGCTCCGGCATGATGCTGACCTGCCGCAAGGACAGTGGCATCGCGAGCCCGGCCGATTTCAAGGGCAAGACGCTCGGCGTCTGGTTCTTCGGCAACGAGTACCCTTTCCTGAGCTGGATGAGCAAGCTCGGTATACCGACGGACGGCAGTGACGGCGGCGTGACCGTGCTCAAGCAGGGCTTCAACGTCGACCCGATCCTGAACGGCCAGGCCGACTGCGTCTCCACGATGACCTACAACGAGTACTGGCAGATCATCGACGCCGGCCTGACGCCCGAGGAACTCGTGGTCTTCAAGTACGAGGACCAGGGCGTGGCGACCCTCGAGGACGGCATGTACGTGCTCGGTGAGCGCCTGCAGGACGCGGCCTTCAAGGACAGCATGGTGCGTTTCGTCCGTGCCTCGATGAAAGGCTGGAAGTACGCCGAGGACAACCCGGATGAAGCCGCGATGATCGTGCTCGACAACGACGCCAGTGGCGCACAGACCGAAAACCACCAGAAGCGCATGATGGGCGAGATCGCGAAGCTCACTGCGGGCTCGAACGGCGCACTGGACCCGGCCGACTACGAGCGCACCGTGGCCTCCCTGCTCTCGGGCGGTTCGGACCCGGTCATCACCCAGCAGCCCGAAGGCGCCTGGACGCACGACATCACCGATGCCGCGCTGAACTGA
- a CDS encoding efflux RND transporter periplasmic adaptor subunit gives MTSTRARGVFAVSCSLTFHRPVMLACLASSVLLVACDSSDEIDAPSVAPPRPVKVMEITRGSGALERVLAATVESGDNQDLSFRVSGAITALPVSVGDRLQAGDLVAELDQQPFVVTEKEARAALAQAEANNTNAQNQYRRSRELYANEAASLSDLENAEANATSARADRVRASESLRSAQLNVSYTRLQNPSDACQVVSVPVALNQNISAGQTIVTTACGVEKRLTMVVPESLINTIELGMAVSATTRATDLALSGTVVEIGVSNTDNTGYVVEAALEAPPADLRVGMAAEVTVSIASGDQRMVVPLTAVLGDSDANFVFVAAADGDAYRIVRTPVTTGPLDNAGIEVVSGLEPGQQIVVAGMSQISEGMRVTLYNGDGR, from the coding sequence ATGACATCAACCCGAGCCCGCGGCGTGTTCGCCGTATCCTGTTCTCTGACGTTCCACCGTCCAGTGATGCTGGCGTGCCTGGCGTCGAGCGTGCTGCTTGTCGCCTGTGACAGCAGCGACGAGATCGATGCGCCCTCGGTCGCGCCTCCGCGACCGGTGAAGGTCATGGAGATCACGCGCGGCAGCGGCGCGCTCGAACGCGTGCTCGCGGCCACGGTCGAGTCGGGTGACAACCAGGACCTGAGCTTTCGTGTCTCTGGTGCGATCACCGCGTTGCCGGTCAGCGTCGGCGATCGACTGCAAGCGGGAGACCTGGTGGCCGAGCTCGACCAGCAGCCCTTCGTGGTCACCGAGAAGGAAGCCCGTGCCGCGCTGGCGCAGGCCGAGGCCAACAACACCAACGCCCAGAACCAGTACCGGCGTTCACGCGAGCTCTACGCCAACGAGGCGGCGAGCCTCTCGGACCTCGAGAACGCCGAGGCCAACGCGACGTCGGCGCGGGCTGACCGCGTCCGAGCGAGCGAGAGCTTGCGCTCGGCGCAGCTCAACGTCTCCTACACGCGCTTGCAAAACCCGAGTGACGCGTGCCAGGTGGTGAGCGTGCCGGTCGCGCTCAACCAGAACATCTCGGCCGGCCAGACCATCGTGACCACCGCGTGCGGCGTCGAGAAACGCCTGACCATGGTCGTGCCTGAGAGCCTGATCAATACCATCGAGCTCGGCATGGCGGTGTCGGCGACCACGCGCGCAACTGACCTCGCGCTCTCCGGCACGGTGGTCGAGATCGGTGTGAGCAACACCGACAACACCGGCTACGTCGTCGAGGCGGCGCTCGAAGCGCCGCCGGCTGACCTGCGTGTCGGCATGGCAGCCGAGGTGACCGTGAGCATCGCGAGCGGCGACCAGCGCATGGTCGTGCCGCTGACCGCCGTGCTTGGCGACAGCGACGCCAACTTTGTCTTTGTCGCTGCGGCCGACGGGGATGCGTACCGCATCGTGCGCACGCCGGTCACCACCGGGCCACTCGACAACGCGGGCATCGAAGTGGTGTCCGGGCTCGAGCCCGGACAACAGATTGTGGTCGCCGGGATGTCGCAGATCAGCGAGGGCATGCGCGTGACGCTCTACAACGGCGACGGGCGCTGA
- a CDS encoding ABC transporter permease, producing the protein MSWLVGAAVVWAAAWALNIALSRVDAPWTRIAIPVVFGLTLLAVWEGAVRGFEVNPIILPAPSASAGTLVANVPTIWADLVQTFFKGALSGYVIGCTAGVLAAVAVDRSPFLQRGLLPVGNFLAALPIVGMAPILVIWFGFGWQSKAAVVVVMVFFPMLVNTIEGLRATDPMQRDLMHTYAANYGQSLRFLRLPAALPFIFNGLKICTPLALIGAIVAEFFGSPTVGMGFRISTEVGRLALDMVWAEITVAAIVGSAFYGCMALLERRLSFWHPSHRR; encoded by the coding sequence GTGAGCTGGCTCGTCGGCGCTGCCGTGGTCTGGGCCGCCGCCTGGGCGCTGAACATCGCGCTGTCACGCGTTGATGCGCCCTGGACGCGCATCGCGATCCCGGTGGTGTTCGGCCTCACCCTGCTCGCGGTCTGGGAAGGCGCGGTGCGCGGCTTCGAAGTCAACCCGATCATCCTGCCCGCCCCCTCGGCCAGCGCCGGCACGCTGGTCGCCAACGTGCCGACGATCTGGGCGGACCTCGTGCAAACCTTCTTCAAGGGCGCCCTGTCGGGTTACGTGATCGGCTGCACGGCGGGCGTGCTCGCCGCGGTCGCGGTGGACCGCTCGCCGTTCCTGCAACGCGGCCTGCTGCCGGTCGGCAACTTCCTCGCCGCCCTGCCCATCGTCGGCATGGCGCCGATCCTCGTGATCTGGTTCGGCTTCGGCTGGCAATCCAAGGCCGCGGTGGTGGTGGTCATGGTGTTCTTCCCGATGCTGGTGAACACCATCGAAGGCCTGCGTGCCACCGACCCGATGCAACGCGACCTCATGCACACCTACGCCGCCAACTACGGGCAGAGCCTGCGCTTTCTGCGCCTGCCGGCGGCGCTGCCGTTCATTTTCAACGGCCTCAAGATCTGCACGCCGCTCGCGCTGATCGGCGCGATCGTCGCCGAGTTCTTCGGCTCGCCCACCGTCGGTATGGGGTTTCGCATCTCGACGGAAGTGGGCCGACTGGCACTCGACATGGTCTGGGCGGAAATCACCGTCGCGGCCATCGTCGGCTCCGCATTCTACGGCTGCATGGCCCTGTTGGAACGCCGCCTCAGCTTCTGGCACCCCTCGCACAGGCGCTGA
- a CDS encoding sulfotransferase has translation MGHQTQFLVVGPQRSGTTIFGEILQRHQDICLTVDGKLLYYLLVWLVNDPTARAGLHPRLDEIAHALSRRTVKGDEYNLTQELIEAVKAYRWHATRDIDVFESQVAELWKSVYRSVSKGALAVGDKYNEYMLYGPDIDRLFPRMRYIVLNRERAHSARSAREKFESRAWQPGGQQQAEEKIDLWRQAFDNAFISPDRVLRVQFEAFCDAPEAVLAEVCDFLSLPMCPEMLQFADQILDPNRAFRWRGTPVAAAAV, from the coding sequence ATGGGGCATCAAACGCAGTTTCTGGTGGTGGGACCGCAACGGTCGGGTACCACGATCTTCGGTGAGATTTTGCAGCGGCATCAGGACATCTGCCTGACGGTCGACGGGAAACTGCTCTACTACCTGCTGGTGTGGTTGGTCAACGACCCCACTGCTCGCGCCGGTCTGCACCCGCGCCTCGATGAAATTGCCCACGCGTTGTCACGTCGGACCGTCAAGGGCGACGAATACAACCTGACGCAGGAACTGATCGAGGCCGTCAAGGCGTACCGCTGGCACGCGACCCGCGATATTGACGTGTTCGAATCGCAGGTGGCGGAGCTCTGGAAGTCGGTGTACCGCAGCGTGTCCAAAGGCGCCCTCGCAGTCGGCGACAAGTACAACGAATACATGCTGTACGGTCCCGATATCGACCGCCTGTTTCCGCGCATGCGTTACATCGTCCTCAACCGCGAGCGCGCCCACAGTGCCCGGTCGGCGCGCGAGAAGTTCGAGTCCCGCGCCTGGCAACCGGGTGGCCAGCAGCAGGCCGAGGAGAAGATCGACCTCTGGCGTCAGGCCTTCGACAACGCCTTCATCTCGCCCGATCGCGTGCTGCGGGTGCAGTTCGAGGCCTTTTGCGACGCGCCCGAGGCGGTGCTGGCGGAGGTGTGCGATTTTCTCTCGCTGCCGATGTGCCCCGAGATGCTGCAGTTCGCCGACCAGATTCTCGACCCCAACCGCGCCTTTCGCTGGCGCGGCACCCCGGTCGCCGCGGCGGCGGTCTGA
- a CDS encoding TetR/AcrR family transcriptional regulator, translated as MRKTAYHHGDLRQALLEAARQLINEKGPEAFSVAEACQLAGVSTAAPYKHFKDKNAILEGVLLEEVDRRAESIKSVLAPFPPGHPDRIIALARDYVDFAMAEPGLFALRFGGAGTLWQSELVRSRSKALYEVVMAELASCLGESTVTDAVRQRSFMMWSLLHGLTSLMKDAYIAEDEIDFDIDALLADAARRILA; from the coding sequence GTGCGAAAGACGGCCTACCACCACGGCGATCTACGCCAGGCGCTGCTCGAGGCAGCGCGGCAATTGATCAATGAAAAGGGCCCCGAGGCCTTTTCCGTCGCCGAAGCCTGCCAACTCGCAGGCGTATCGACGGCCGCGCCCTACAAGCACTTCAAGGACAAGAACGCGATCCTTGAGGGCGTGTTGCTCGAAGAGGTCGACCGGCGGGCCGAGTCGATCAAATCGGTGCTGGCGCCCTTCCCGCCCGGCCACCCGGACCGCATCATCGCCCTGGCCCGTGATTACGTCGATTTCGCCATGGCCGAACCCGGCCTCTTCGCGTTGCGATTCGGTGGCGCGGGTACGCTGTGGCAGTCCGAACTCGTGCGCAGCCGCAGCAAGGCGCTCTATGAAGTGGTCATGGCCGAACTCGCGAGTTGCCTGGGTGAGTCGACTGTGACCGACGCCGTGCGGCAGCGGAGTTTCATGATGTGGAGCCTGCTGCACGGGCTGACATCGCTGATGAAGGACGCCTACATCGCCGAAGACGAGATCGACTTCGATATCGACGCCTTACTGGCCGACGCCGCCCGCCGCATACTCGCGTAG
- a CDS encoding ABC transporter permease subunit has protein sequence MRTLVAILTVVGAILAVWYVAAIPMNMHEATLKAERAGVAVVPPTARERRALSGLQLARDNPSLWSQAYVQDRPRLPAPHQIVQEIWKTTGAMVLRGRAFSKRSLITHGWVTLSATLVGFAFGTVFGLVLAVAIVYNRPMDLSAMPWVIASQTVPITAIAPMVVVALGKLQVDDLIVKGVISMYLSFFPVVVGMVKGLRSPDAMQLDQMKTWNASGLQTFLRLRLPSAMPLFFASLKVGIAASLIGAVVAEMSLSQDGGLGARLLSGSYNGQMLSMWAALLVAAALAAALVFLIGAIQDRTLTRMGFNR, from the coding sequence ATGAGGACACTGGTTGCCATCCTGACCGTGGTCGGCGCGATCCTCGCGGTGTGGTATGTCGCTGCCATTCCGATGAACATGCACGAGGCCACCCTCAAGGCCGAACGGGCCGGTGTCGCGGTGGTGCCGCCCACCGCACGCGAGCGGCGCGCCCTGAGCGGGCTGCAACTGGCGCGTGACAACCCGTCGCTCTGGTCACAAGCCTATGTGCAGGACCGGCCCCGGCTGCCGGCGCCACACCAGATCGTTCAGGAAATCTGGAAAACCACCGGCGCCATGGTGCTGCGTGGCCGGGCCTTCTCCAAACGCAGCCTGATCACCCACGGCTGGGTGACGCTCTCGGCGACCCTCGTGGGCTTTGCCTTCGGTACGGTGTTCGGCCTGGTGCTCGCGGTTGCGATTGTCTACAACCGGCCGATGGACCTCTCGGCCATGCCCTGGGTGATCGCGTCCCAAACCGTGCCGATCACCGCGATCGCGCCGATGGTGGTCGTGGCCCTCGGCAAGCTGCAGGTGGATGACCTCATCGTCAAGGGCGTCATCTCGATGTACCTGAGTTTCTTCCCGGTCGTGGTCGGCATGGTCAAGGGCCTGCGCAGCCCCGACGCCATGCAGCTCGACCAGATGAAAACCTGGAATGCATCGGGGCTGCAAACCTTCCTGCGGCTGCGGCTGCCAAGTGCCATGCCGCTCTTCTTCGCCTCGCTCAAGGTCGGCATTGCCGCCTCGCTGATCGGCGCGGTGGTGGCCGAGATGAGCCTCTCGCAGGACGGTGGCCTCGGCGCCCGCCTGCTCTCGGGCAGCTACAACGGCCAGATGCTCAGCATGTGGGCGGCGCTCCTCGTTGCCGCCGCGCTCGCCGCCGCCCTGGTGTTCCTGATCGGTGCGATCCAGGATCGCACGCTCACGCGCATGGGGTTCAACCGGTGA